In Pseudohongiella acticola, the sequence TGGTAATGTGGTCGCTGATATTCGAGCGGGTCTGGTATCTGCACTCCACTCATGCCAAGAGGGTCAAACAGACCCTCGCGACATGGGCGGATCGTAGTGACACCCGTTCCTGGCGCGCTCAGCAGATCCGCAACCTGATGATCTCTGAAGTGTCGCTGGATCTGAAGTCTTCTTTGCCCATGATTGAGACCCTGGTAGTGGTATGTCCGCTGCTGGGTCTGATGGGCACGGTGACAGGCATGATTGAAGTATTCTACGTTATGGCATTTACCGGCGGTGGTGATGCCCAGTCCATGGCAGGTGGTGTTTCCAAAGCCACGATCCCGACAATGGCGGGCATGGTGGGTGCGCTTTCCGGTATTTTTGCCAGCAACTGGTTAAAGCACCGAGTTGATCGTGACCTGGAACTTCTTGAAGATCATATGTCCTAATAATTTATAAGATACGATAAAGGCATAATAATGAAATCAGGTTTAATGAAGAAACGCGATGATGACGAAAACACCGGGGAGATTCATCTGACCCCGATGCTTGATGTCGTTTTCATCCTGCTGATCTTCTTTATCGTGACCTCGGTGTTTGTCACCGAAGCCGGTATTGATGTCAACAAACCGGATGCTTCCACAGCTCTGCCGCGCTCTCAGGATCTTATCCTGATCGCGGTCAGCGGCGATGGTCAGATCTGGATAGATGGTGAGCAGATTGATGGTCGGTTCGTAAGGAGCAGGTTCGAACGCCGTTTGGCAGAAACACCTAACGCTTCTGTGGTCATTCAGGGTGACGAAGCGGCTGAGAACCAGCATGTCTTGAGAATCCTGGAAGCTGCACGCGATGCAAATATCACTTCAGTGTCCATTTCAACGGAGAATTAAACAATGATTGCAATTCGATGGTTGATTTCTCTGGTGTTGGCGGTGGGTATTACGCTTGGCCTGTTCTATTTCATGCAGGCGCTGATAGCGACCGGCAGCCAACTGGAACAGCGTGCAAACGTAGTCAGAATCGTTGACGCAACCATGCCCGAAATCGAAATGGAAGTGATTCGTGAGGTTGAGCGTCCCGAGGAGATAGAACAGGTAGAGGAAACACCACCTCCGCCGGAAAACCGGAACGTCGATATGGACAATATGGCGAACCTGAACATCGACAGAAGCGGTGGTGACATTGATATGGGGCTGGATATCGGTGCCGCCGGCCTCAATGCAACGGACGGTGACATGTTGCCGCTGGTTAACATTCAGCCAACCTATCCGACGCGCGCAGCGCAACGCGGAATCGAAGGCTGGTGTCAGGTTGCGTTCACAGTAACGGCCTCTGGCGGTGTGCGTGATGTCGAAGTCATTGATGCAGAACCGCGCGGCATGTTCGACTCGGCGTCGATACGGGCTGCAGAGCGATTCCGTTTTCAGCCACGCGTCGTGAATGGTGAGGCCGTTGATGTGCCCAACGTTCAGTACGTGTTCCGTTATCAGCTGGAGGAGTAATTTATGTTGAAGTCGAAGTTCAAATATAAATCGCTTCTGATGGCGATGACGTTTACTGCGTCTACGCTGCTGGGCCAGGCTGCTTTCATGGCAACTGCCTCGGCCCAGGACGACGAGGACGATGGTCCACGGCAGCCGCCGCCCACGCGCTCTTCGGAAGTATTGAGCGACCGTGTGTTCCGCGTCATTTCCGAAATCAATGAGATGATGAACCCGCCGGAAGAGGGTGACCAACCCGATCTGCCGGGTGCCAAGGAAGAGCTGGACGAGTTGAACGAGCGTTATGACTCTCTCAATAATTTTGAGAAATCAACGCTGCTCAACTTTTACACCAACTATTACCTGGCGGTGGACGATATTGATAATGCGCTGCTCACATTTGAGCGTATTCTTACTATTGAAGAATTGCGTCCGGAAGCGCGTTTACGGGCATTGCGGTCTCTGGGCCAGCTGTATGCCAGTGAAGAACGTTTTCAGGAAGCAATTACCACGCTTAATACCTGGCGCGATCTGTCCGAAACGGAAGA encodes:
- a CDS encoding energy transducer TonB; this translates as MIAIRWLISLVLAVGITLGLFYFMQALIATGSQLEQRANVVRIVDATMPEIEMEVIREVERPEEIEQVEETPPPPENRNVDMDNMANLNIDRSGGDIDMGLDIGAAGLNATDGDMLPLVNIQPTYPTRAAQRGIEGWCQVAFTVTASGGVRDVEVIDAEPRGMFDSASIRAAERFRFQPRVVNGEAVDVPNVQYVFRYQLEE
- a CDS encoding ExbD/TolR family protein; translation: MKKRDDDENTGEIHLTPMLDVVFILLIFFIVTSVFVTEAGIDVNKPDASTALPRSQDLILIAVSGDGQIWIDGEQIDGRFVRSRFERRLAETPNASVVIQGDEAAENQHVLRILEAARDANITSVSISTEN
- a CDS encoding MotA/TolQ/ExbB proton channel family protein, whose translation is MYFALLDFTDAIMDFMNKGGPVLWIIGGLLLVMWSLIFERVWYLHSTHAKRVKQTLATWADRSDTRSWRAQQIRNLMISEVSLDLKSSLPMIETLVVVCPLLGLMGTVTGMIEVFYVMAFTGGGDAQSMAGGVSKATIPTMAGMVGALSGIFASNWLKHRVDRDLELLEDHMS